In one window of Archocentrus centrarchus isolate MPI-CPG fArcCen1 chromosome 11, fArcCen1, whole genome shotgun sequence DNA:
- the col8a2 gene encoding collagen alpha-2(VIII) chain has product MLLAPVCVLLMLVVHTFAGGYAPIPHMKYIQPMMKGPIGPPFREGKGHYVDMPPMMEVKGEPGPQGKPGPRGPPGPPGLPGKPGQGKPGSQGPPGPQGPSGFTGIGKPGLPGLPGKIGPKGLPGLNGEVGPRGEPGPRGPPGQPGLPGPAGLSLNGKPGLPGIRGPPGVRGEPGIKGIAGPPGERGLKGENGNGDPGLPGLRGSPGPKGNSGPPGFPGIGKPGLKGLPGLPGPKGDQGLPGDGGLPGEAGPPGLQGLPGPVGLGKPGLDGLPGVLGPQGPKGEPGPRGIPGMPGTNGYGKPGLNGPKGEKGNGGFPGLPGEKGEQGLVGPVGNPGLDGQPGPPGLQGPMGLPGKHGLPGQKGELGPRGPPGLPGLRGDQGPSGPSGKPGIPGEKGIPGPSGLIGKPGPKGEAGHSGPPGNPGVTGVLGPKGEPGFMGSPGPRGLSGIPGLQGPMGPMGPQGAPGLKGEPGLPGPPGLGKLGEKGPIGPQGPPGKQGPPGLNGISGPPGPPGPPGPPGNGHTVVAGPENSQLEGGEIPDDRKGPAYSQVPLSVSVAPAFTAILTTPFPPSGMPIKFDRTLYNGQNAYSSSTGIFTAPLSGIYYFAYHMHVKGTSLWVALYKNSVPATYTYDEYKKGYMDQASGSAVLELKEGDQVWVQMPSDQANGLYSTEYIHSSFSGFLLCPR; this is encoded by the exons ATGCTGCTGGCTCCTGTCTGTGTGCTACTGATGCTTGTGGTCCACACTTTTGCTGGAGGTTATGCCCCCATACCCCACATGAAGTACATTCAGCCCATGATGAAAGGGCCTATCGGACCTCCGTTTCGTGAGGGCAAAGGACATTATGTCG ATATGCCACCCATGATGGAAGTGAAGGGGGAACCTGGCCCCCAAGGAAAACCAGGACCAAGAGGCCCCCCTGGGCCACCAGGCCTTCCAGGAAAACCTGGACAGGGGAAGCCTGGTTCTCAAGGCCCACCAGGTCCTCAGGGACCTTCTGGCTTTACAGGAATCGGTAAGCCTGGACTTCCAGGACTCCCAGGAAAGATTGGGCCAAAGGGGTTGCCAGGACTTAATGGTGAAGTAGGCCCTCGTGGTGAACCAGGTCCCCGTGGACCTCCTGGGCAGCCCGGTCTTCCTGGCCCTGCTGGATTGTCCTTGAATGGGAAACCTGGGCTTCCAGGTATAAGAGGCCCCCCAGGGGTTCGTGGTGAGCCAGGAATAAAGGGTATAGCTGGCCCACCAGGTGAGCGTGGACTTAAGGGTGAGAATGGAAATGGGGATCCAGGGCTTCCAGGTCTAAGGGGTTCTCCTGGGCCAAAAGGGAATAGTGGACCCCCTGGCTTTCCAGGTATTGGCAAGCCAGGATTAAAAGGTTTGCCTGGACTACCTGGTCCTAAAGGTGATCAAGGACTCCCAGGGGATGGAGGACTACCAGGAGAGGCTGGGCCCCCAGGACTACAAGGTTTGCCGGGGCCAGTTGGGTTGGGGAAGCCTGGGCTTGATGGACTTCCTGGAGTACTAGGTCCACAAGGTCCAAAAGGTGAACCTGGGCCCAGGGGTATTCCTGGAATGCCTGGGACTAATGGCTATGGAAAACCTGGTCTGAATGGaccaaaaggagaaaagggCAATGGTGGATTTCCTGGTCTCccaggggaaaaaggagaacaaGGACTAGTTGGACCAGTTGGGAACCCAGGACTTGATGGACAACCAGGACCACCAGGACTTCAAGGCCCAATGGGATTGCCAGGAAAACATGGACTGCCAGGGCAGAAGGGAGAACTGGGGCCCCGGGGTCCTCCTGGACTGCCTGGACTTCGAGGTGACCAAGGCCCCAGTGGACCCTCTGGAAAACCTGGCATCCCTGGGGAAAAGGGCATCCCTGGGCCCAGTGGTCTTATTGGAAAACCTGGACCTAAAGGTGAGGCAGGGCATTCTGGCCCTCCTGGGAATCCAGGTGTAACAGGTGTTCTGGGGCCCAAAGGAGAGCCAGGGTTTATGGGAAGTCCAGGCCCTAGGGGCCTGTCGGGCATTCCTGGTCTTCAGGGGCCCATGGGTCCCATGGGTCCACAAGGTGCCCCTGGCCTAAAAGGTGAACCAGGACTTCCAGGGCCTCCAGGGCTGGGCAAGTTGGGTGAGAAAGGTCCTATAGGTCCCCAGGGTCCTCCGGGGAAACAAGGCCCTCCTGGACTTAATGGCATCTCGGGGCCTCCTGGCCCTCCAGGACCCCCTGGGCCTCCAGGAAATGGCCATACAGTTGTCGCAGGGCCAGAAAATTCACAGTTGGAAGGGGGCGAAATTCCAGATGACAGGAAAGGCCCTGCATACAGTCAAGTCccactgtctgtctctgtggcaCCAGCCTTCACAGCAATCCTTACCACACCTTTCCCTCCTTCTGGCATGCCAATTAAATTTGACAGGACCCTGTACAATGGGCAAAATGCCTACAGCTCTTCTACTGGCATATTCACTGCTCCTTTATCTGGTATATACTACTTTGCGTACCACATGCATGTAAAGGGGACTAGCTTGTGGGTGGCATTGTACAAGAACAGTGTACCAGCCACTTACACCTATGATGAATACAAGAAAGGCTACATGGACCAGGCATCTGGTAGTGCAGTCTTAGAGCTGAAGGAGGGTGACCAGGTATGGGTCCAGATGCCCTCAGATCAGGCAAATGGCCTATATTCTACCGAATACATTCATTCTTCCTTCTCAGGATTCCTGCTCTGTCCCAGATAA